The region CTACTTCATAACATATATGCTATGTTGCACAGAAATGAAAACGCTGAAATACAAAACAACGAAACAAGATTTTTCACAAGAGAAGGTTACAAATATAACTCTTCCGAGTTTCAGAAGTTTATCTGAAAACAGTAACAAAATGCTAATATATAGGACTCGAAAAGTTCTGCATATGTCCATTTGGATTTTTGACATGATAAGTCTTTTCTATAGTTACAGTGCAGAGCCCGCTGGCAGCGAAGCTTCCAGCACAAGTAACTGTGCAGCCATCACCTGAATATCAGGCAGCTACAGCCCAGCAACAAGGGACAAACACTGCAGAGCTATGTGGAGGTCTCATTTTTTTCCCCTCAACCTTATATTTCCATTTGCAGATTTGCTAGTACTAATCTTTACGGGTTACTTGCAAAAAAAATGCTCAAACTTTCgttgttttagcgatttaagcacaacttTTAAGAAATGCAAAAggaatcccaacatttcacttATTATAGCAAATAACTTTTGCAAATAACTCTGATCTTTTCTGGCTCTGATTCTTTTGTTATGACTACAGCAAAAGTTGCTTCATCAGAGACTTCTCAAGTGATAGGTGTGATTGATGGCAAATTTGAGAGTGGATATCTTGTTACAGTCACTATAGGGACAGAGAAGCTCAAAGGTGTACTCTATCAGGCACCACAGATGATCCAATCAGGCCATTTTCTGCCACAATATAATGTTCCTGCCAACAATATCACTGCCAATGCTCGTCCTGTGCCGGGTACTCAACGCCGTCGACGCAGAAAGAAAAATGAGATAAAAAGAAGGGATCCTGCTCATCCAAAACCCAACCGAAGCGGCTACAATTTCTTCTTTGCTGAGCAACACGCGCGACTGAAGCCTCTTTACCCCGGAAAGGACAGAGAAATTAGTAAGATGATTGGTGATCTGTGGATGAATCTATTAGACCCTGATAAAGCTGTAAGTAATGTACATTTTCATTCAAAACTAACCTGTATGGAAACTTGTTGAGTCGTACATTTTGGCGTTTCATTTCCATTTCTGAAAAGGTCTCTGAAACTGTTCcccatttaaaatgtttctatTTTCgtgcactttgtgtaatatcaGGTCTATCAGGAGAAAGCTGTCAAAGATAAAGAGAGATACAGAATCGAAATGGAGGTTTACAGGGAAAACTTGAAAACCGAGCGAGTTGTTAGCAACGCGATCCCATTGCAGCAATGGTTACCTGAACAAGATTCTGATATGGTAGATGCTGATGTGAAAACTGATGAAATTGAAGGAGAAGATTCTCTTCAGACTCCAGAAAACGAATCTAGTTCTGGTGAAACTGATTCTGAAGGTGAAGATAAATCTACTACAGATAAGAATCTTGATAATGCACCAACATCTCTGAGTCTTCTTGCTGATTACATGAGCATGGACTCATTAGCGAAGGCGGAAGGGTCTGATTCGTCTAATAAAGAACGGAAAAACGGAGATCAGGATTCTGAAAAAGTTGGCAATGTAGGAGATAACAACTTGGAGAATACTTTAGTTGAGTCTGAGAAAGTGAAAATACCTGAAGGACAGTGAAGTTTCTATCAAGCAGtaggaattttttttctttttttgcttTAAATGTTTATGTTTATTGTAGGCATTTTCTAGATTACGGCTGCAAGTATTCGGATTAATCGATCCTTTTTCGATGTTTTCGtgttgaactttttttttttttccagctTTTAGTTCATCTTGATGTGAAAAGTAGGTAGTTATGGGCTGGAATGGTAGAAGTTTTGGCCAACTTTCTGACTGTTTTGTAGTGAGGAGAAATTATGATGAATTTGTTTATTTCACTTTCAATataattcattaaataatttattttaattttatttatttttaatttattataaaattactttagttcataattttgattttattatatgtacttttttattgttaatttttaaatatttttttatacttaaataCCGATTAAATTGATTgcttttgaaaatattataataatttctttctttatttaaattgataaattactTATAAAAATTGTCATcatgaatataatttttataatttcaaattatttcattaaacaaattaaggatttaaattaagttttatttttatgaattaatttttttgattatatCCTCATTTAACGGAGGACGAAAAACAATAACTAAAAAATCAAAAGGTAAGTAAATTATTTCTAACAgtacataaaaattaatagttagAAGTTATAATTTCCTattgataatatattttagCTCATGCTAAACGTTAACTAATGAATATTCAGatccatttattttaattttattaagaaattacaatgatttgatatataatttgaaTTCAGAAGGTTTTTGTTATACAAGTATCAAGTTTTTGTCTTTTGAGGAATAATAAAACGTTAGTGCACAAAAGCCCACATCGGTACCGAAAGAAGATTTAAAGGCGTTTATTAGTGAAGAGTAGAGAACTTGCGGTCACGACCTTACTTGAACAGGATCTGTTCTATAGGCTCGTACTTCTGTATCCTTAGCACTAAGGAGACAGGAACCTAACTCTGGTTGATGAATCATGACCGTGGGATCAGAGCGTGATTAACGGCTGAGGTGGTCCTTGTGACCATCAAGGCTGTAGAGGATCGTTCTTAGGCAGCTTGCTGGCTGGGGTGGTCTCACGGTTGTCTGACagattatcttttttttttaatcttttgaatttattttcttgagttttattgttttatacGTGTTAAAGGGGCTGGATGTCTATTCATGACTTGACATGTATATCAAATCTAACCCAAACTCaacttatattaaatttatttttatgactaatttttaatttcagttttaaattGTCCCGAATTggtataaatttaattgatgGCCAgacttaaacaaataaataattaatatgaattGGCTTAAGCCGTATTTAAACTTGAAAGAGTCAATGTCACTTGAATTACTTCTATGTTTGTGGAAACCCGAATCATAATGAGGTTTAGCCATGATGAGatctaaaacaaaaaataagtaaaatataatttataaataatttatcaaattaatttaaaatttgagttGGGACTCTAATCATTAtagtcaaatatttaattaattaaatgtattttttattgaCGAGAAGTGGAATTTCATTCTAAAATACTATACATTTCAAGAACGGTCTTAAAATAGGATCAGTCAGCTTAACTCGTACaattgtatttaaaaattaaaaaataggtgCAACCAAAATGAATTGGAAAAAATTGTCTGTACTGGCAAACAATTGAACTGTAAAAATCAgctatttttttgtaaagtggTACAAGTTTTGtttatctttttcattttttttgaaaattatatataaaagatctaattgtatttataatattaagagagttatatatatgaaaatatattgaaaactacaacaatttttatttttatttggttcaaCCAATTAAACCTTAAATTATTAATCATACCAATTTTGTCAcctgtccaaattttaaaatactgattttgaagaaaaaaaaactctaatacCATATGTAATAATCAATaaacccaaaaattaaaattattatacgaACCTCCGATTCTAGTTTTATTATCTCtaacactaattaaaataaaataatttgaaatcaaatttataagaatttaaaCTAAATTCATTCAAGTTATATCAATTTAATCGGTTATTTTTGGTTTAAACAAAATCTTGTTCTAGACCAgtaaaaaaaggcttaattactcaaaaaccccccacctttcactttgttttcgtttataccctgacctaggaaaaatgtcataaatactactgaccttgtcattatgtttcgcccgtaccccaaatttcaaaaaaaagatgatttcttaaaaacaactaaatttaagggttattttatacctttttctattaaaaaatgtacaaactaatacttcatctttaaaaacgttcaaataaatcccaaaattaattaattttttaatttaaataaaataaataaataaaataatatagttttattaagtcctatttattACCGTACTCCTATTTAaaaaaaccgctaatattatttttttcattttttttttatttttacgaaaataagctccttcctccatgtgaggaaggagctcgcactgctccttcctcacatggaggaaggagcagatctgcttcttcctccatgtgaggaaggagcagatctgctccttcctcacatggaggaaggagcagcgtgctccttcctcatggaggaaggagctgcgagctccttcctccatgaggaaggagcagcgtcctccttcctcatggaggaaggagctgcgagctccttcctccatggaaggaaggagaagctcctcctcccatggaggaggagctattttttttaattttttttttaaaaaaattgaaaatagattttaaaattaaagtacggtattatgttgaaattaattagtctgatgtaaaaaaatttacggttttttatttttaacaaattattgataattaatataaattaaattattattattagttgaattttttaaagaagaaggtgtttttgtataattaataacattgacgtgtaattagaatatatgctaaaaatgaaggattattttaaactctttttcaaatgaaaagagatcaatttaatacctcgagggtacgggcgaaacataatgacaaggtcagtagtatttatgacatttttcctaggtcagggtataaacgaaaacaaagtgaaaggtggggggtttttgagtaattaggcCGTAAAAAAACAACACCATTAGCAGTCACTTCAAAATCTCTTGGCTCACAGCAaccaatattaataatatttttttgttggcCCTTTTGACTTTATTTATGGAAAATGACCCTTccccacttttttttttaatttataaatttagcaaTGGCTGCTAGCTACTTAtataaaaatccaataaaatgaagtcaaaaaagaaaaatatacttATAATTAATAAAGTCATGATTCCTTAATCTTGCTTATAGACCTCAAATGTCACTGAAAGCTATTCACCATCAGAAAACCCAAAacgaaatatattaaataacataaatgtgtggaggcattatttgtctTACATACTGaataaaaatctgaaattaatctcttaatcataatttaaaaattaagaaaatataattactgTACTAAATGCTATTAAGAGGGGGGAGAAGTCATGAATTGTATCTACAACATGATCTTTggctgtaatatcccgtaaaattttaaatttattttttttatttccgacgtggttccggatgtattttATGGGGTATtcgaagtttcgtaaatttattgtggttcgattcatcctcggttcggtttttaaaaaaaaatatattctcctttgggtcttggttcaaccaaatggttgaaccaaggggataaaccaggtctcgtaagagacctgatgaAATCCCGTatggtcccgtacgggactgggcctgtcccgtacgggactgtgcaaaatttgcactggtcccgttcgggaccaggcctttcccgaacgggatcaggccaaattttGGCCTTTCCGTTCGGGAATGGCAGCAGACCCTTGACCCCTTCGCCCGGCCCTGTTCGCACTCGTTTTCGACCCGTTTCCATTCGTCTTTttaagtcgacttctaaacagaaaatattcaccactcatcactgaaaccctagccgttttccgcttgtcatttcgctgagtatcgaatccgtaatcatcctccaaagttgctgttcagtaagtgttcttaattctttgatttccagatttcgtttttgaacgtcattgcgtaatttggttcgttcttgctcgtttctagatcgaaatcagaaccgttcgattccagacgatctagactcacgtacctacgtttccctacctcattttcgctgaacggtacgccgtcgacctcgtttcaatcgccgtacggtttacgttttaaagctttataaTTTCTTGTTTCAGTTTGCTGTTTCTGCCGAAccttttcctttctcttttggctttgtttttgcTTCATTCATGTTGAATCCCTTGGCATGATTAGTGTTAAATAGTTATagcttttgttttgtatttgttCCATCATTTAAATTATGGCCGTGGTTGAGTTTCCTTGAAGGTTTCCGTGCAATTCTGTTTTGGCTTTTGATTTCTACCGAACCAGTTTTGTCTCCCTTTTGCCATGGATTTGGTTTGTTTGGCTTATAGATCTCTTGGGTGATTGTTAGTTTTTGATTTCATGGAGTTATCATTTTGTTCTTCATGTTCATGATTAAAGGTTGGGTTCGGCAATAACTTTGGTGTTTGTTCTCCTTGTTAATTGATTATGGGTATGTAGCAATGGTGTTGTgttgttttggtttggtttttttttggcTATTAGATTGCTTGGTTTGGTGAGAATTGATAGAGGGTTTTGGTTTCAGAAACTTAAGAATGTGAATTGCAAATACAGGGGTGGCGGGCTGAGTTTCTTTTTGAAATGAGAAAGATGGACAAATATTCACTTTAATCACCAAAGACTTTAACTTTAATCAacttaatccttaaggttaaactttaactaataacttgggttttattttgtatataaattaaatagtggaaatgatagatatttataaattaagttaatataattactcgggtaattataattgtttcaaatgtcgttttgtcaaaagttggctaaattacaatttagcccctaaacttattttataacttaattaagtggatttttggttattaactttattgttggttttaattataaaataaaagtaattaatttgatttttggaaatcaaattggctaaagtgcaatttagcccctaattggcaaaagtacaatttggtccctaattggttaaagtacaaattggtccctgaactttatttgacttatatgattaagtttttggggttgtaacttgagttacttgaaattgaagttattgagttccgcttttaaattggattattattttgttaaattgttttataaatataaactcgggtttatatttggtaaacgttttgagtcggattagacttgggtcatccgacaagtgaggttagcttggtagttatttggtaactcggcaaacccactatttgtaaattatttattatttaaagttattaaataatatttataaattggatttaagcgggaactcaatagacttatattatttgggctttattaccttttggatatatttgtgttattttggattgtttaaatactacgtgattatttgtgctagtcttgtgtggtgtctagtactctctagagttagggtctgattttaataattattttatttgtctagactcgtctactgttcgtgcttctgaggcgaaccagagttagttgcttgccggtatttcacgtggattagcaagcagtgagtttatatttactatttaccgctttattaagtaaattgttattttaatattaaatatatatactgtacgtatatttcgaactgtttttatattatggctcttagttggaacgtgctacctaatgggcatcattaggactgcgtgcgcaccggtattgatctgggaaaggtatttatggaaatgtggtaactcggtgtgagcatagctctcgggaccaggtagagtaactcggtgtagctcagctctcgggactctggtataagtgtggtcagtggtaactcggtgtagctcagctctcgggaccagacctattggattatgattattatttagaattgtggattagggttccaactattatccgtaatatcgttattaaatgttttaaacgttttaaaggttttccacttaataaatgtagatagtggtatgaactcatctcagtatatctgaccccgttgttttcccaattttccccagggttattatctgagagagtctggtgatctccgcatttacttttcctcggaggttccttttatcttaataaaattgtaaaactgttttattcttagaccgcagtagtaatctagacgtccttgttattattatttattttgtcggattggttcgactggttatattgttttggcatgttttattatttatatcggtttacgATAAACCTATTTTAtaatcagaattgaataagcatgattatattaattgatgattattataactgctagtttaggctgaagtctcggttgcccccgagcattggttttctgcaggtttatgtgtttatgatttatatgggaggctagctacgggtttcggtactacattacccataccctagcgccggtcgcgattcatgaaaatgggtcgtgacaaacttggtatcagagctttggtttcaaaccaaggccattgcttgctatgtgtttactctgttaagtttggttgtgtcttaggaactactgcggatataggattctgtcatgtctttaaaaacgtcatcttttgattttcaaaacattctgcctacaccaataggattgcgtcgagtcagtcattatttgttgatttgatgcttttaattgttaatgctatttcacttgggtgaacattttattactgttgatttcttgggaaatcctatatgttgcttgttttgttcatacttgggtatgaaatatgtgttatttaaattgttgttgttcaatcttagggtatggacaacgttattcgtactcgtgctcgtgctgcggcagagcaagaagctgtggctgatgatgcgatttctatggaagtcgatcagaacccACCAcctgttcaggctaatgctggacgtggtcgaggtggaggtgctggcagaggtagaggtgctggtagaggcagaggagctggtgctggtagaggtggagctagagggcgcggtgcggcaggtgttcaggcaccaaatgtgcagcaggcaccaggggtgcagcaagcaccaaatttgcaagcgttcgacttcactactttcttggctggcgttgtcgagatgcagaacaatcaggctctactgcagaatcagtgtaatatactgggtcagttagcgcagcaacagcaacctcaggttggtgcggtagctggtattggtggaattgctggt is a window of Mercurialis annua linkage group LG2, ddMerAnnu1.2, whole genome shotgun sequence DNA encoding:
- the LOC126670629 gene encoding high mobility group B protein 15, giving the protein MASTSCAKQSPVVHMKQVEPVMNYVQYPLPKARYEEVASNPKLFMSTLKELHETMRTKFMIPIIGGRELDLHRLFVEVTSRGGLEKIIKERRWKEVTAIFNFPSTATNASFVLRKYYSSLLHHYEQLYFFQARGWAPGSSVTVQSPLAAKLPAQVTVQPSPEYQAATAQQQGTNTAELCGAKVASSETSQVIGVIDGKFESGYLVTVTIGTEKLKGVLYQAPQMIQSGHFLPQYNVPANNITANARPVPGTQRRRRRKKNEIKRRDPAHPKPNRSGYNFFFAEQHARLKPLYPGKDREISKMIGDLWMNLLDPDKAVYQEKAVKDKERYRIEMEVYRENLKTERVVSNAIPLQQWLPEQDSDMVDADVKTDEIEGEDSLQTPENESSSGETDSEGEDKSTTDKNLDNAPTSLSLLADYMSMDSLAKAEGSDSSNKERKNGDQDSEKVGNVGDNNLENTLVESEKVKIPEGQ